A region of Huiozyma naganishii CBS 8797 chromosome 12, complete genome DNA encodes the following proteins:
- the KNAG0L00780 gene encoding uncharacterized protein: MRVVQQFDRMMKRAPHLLEAAIHVTTASSSTQKHLLDKFGEQEAVNVAKIRDYIILHDFDNVNSPHSSSALVAKKKVTSTNPPSPCPECQGNHWRRHCPTLKRRHPDAKLQVPSAENDRFGMIACLAKEPTSSIQKEWIIDSGCDHHMASDLNAFTNITFQAKGSVHGVGAAVPVEGHGHAEVENGTVSNVDYVPSLPTNLISVSQMTKKNGAAIVFTADRVYAMNPTHLNLKAAKPIGLEVDGLYRYSNPSRRAFWSIDVSDTPGFQQPSPAPEEVVPGKQDLWHSRLGHPGTAMYQSMAKTLHLPVPSAKDTPVCPTCAIGKGKIHKGRHISSASTAPLQLIQTDLCGGFRYNECVDSKYFLTISDSYSRYYSAIPLKSKADATKALINWIIAQETFFDSRGGYKVCAVRTDNGGEFTNHVLHDFFAQRGIDHQLTVPHSSYQNGAVERAHRTLQERVRCLLLHGRVPPFLWSEALRCAVYLLNRSPVLHKRNLIPYQRWHTDAPRSMDLSHLQVFGCLAYATLPPVLRDGKLPPTSISGVMVGYDPDHRGYRIYHPATNKTYVSTQVQFDESQYPLANTSASAQAYDFATSAPHGLPAHPATSCSSVSPPGSTAPAPVQLPTFSTSAIPPSVSSSSATAESINTPDGSPRVSSSATAESPRPSNGSPRASSSSGTTRSSDSPSVASESSEPSDSTRSSDMSRVTSTFWGSPSSEHSEYVPSSPPTGSAASFSADAPSSPPASDTLMPDYVPTDTELILSSQERLQQGQTQLVQANARLTANQQQTLDLSQRANAALVTEVAQLRAELQSLAQQREQQLQLEAHREQQFQLEELTPHTLSEVNTPTVSSTSPIIETPGSSSQNVSRAARQALLPPTSSPSSPSSDTYSDIRLLGYDSTPAPQTGARDTIKRFRSPTPTKSSPTVSVTAPETCTTLVVGKTYYSSPSRPGKRTCLPQSKFSDAPPSSATKLLEASDSLHDGVVTDQYAVGNTPIPAYGLEGTMVPFGDTTEHHSFLLQGVCDENSTQENPVTTALAVQAYDGTLPKTFNQACNSPHKNEWYAACDREFWALYDTKTFELVDLPPNRRAIPTKWVFSVKDSGLFKARLVVQGFRQTAGIDYHETFAPVIRYESVRLFLAIAARYNMSIHQMDVVTAFLNSPIDTEIYVKQAPGFNLDETKVWKLNSALYGLKQSPLLWNEHIKSTLRNVGFIQHPAEFGLYYRMTGTRLCLLALYVDDLLIASPSDKEINKIKAYLSSVYRMKDLGHIQKFLGMNIKQSPGMISLSLHDYIEKKVRELGYKDLKPTHTPLQTHGRYEEASPKISNITEYQRLIGTLLFVANTGRPDVAFSVSYLSSFLKDPREVHLLGAKRVLAYLDSTKDQSIVYQNDNKSRFDIYTDASYADTPEAKSTYGYVLKYADGSVSWASRKIPCVVLSTTEAEYVAANESIKETIWLDEILKCLKIPKDAHNLYVDNESALESLKHPVFHSKTKHIRVRYHFIRENVKGNVVIPSYINTKKQQADICTKILARPDFDRLKALLYGTTPHS; the protein is encoded by the coding sequence ATGAGGGTGGTTCAACAGTTTGATCGTATGATGAAACGAGCACCCCACCTCCTAGAAGCAGCTATCCATGTTACAACGGCCTCTTCTTCTACTCAGAAGCATCTACTAGATAAATTTGGGGAGCAAGAAGCGGTAAATGTGGCTAAAATCAGGGATTATATTATCTTACATGACTTTGATAATGTTAATTCACCTCACTCTTCTTCCGCTCTTGTcgcgaagaagaaggtcACCTCGACTAATCCTCCTAGTCCCTGTCCCGAGTGTCAGGGAAATCACTGGCGGAGACACTGTCCAACGCTCAAGCGGCGGCACCCCGACGCGAAGTTACAGGTACCATCTGCTGAGAATGACCGGTTCGGCATGATTGCGTGTCTTGCCAAAGAACCTACCTCCAGCATCCAGAAGGAATGGATCATCGACAGCGGCTGTGACCATCACATGGCCTCTGACTTGAACGCGTTCACTAACATCACGTTCCAGGCCAAAGGCTCCGTTCACGGTGTTGGTGCTGCTGTACCAGTTGAAGGCCATGGACATGCCGAAGTCGAAAACGGCACGGTCTCCAACGTGGATTACGTACCATCACTTCCCACCAACCTGATCTCGGTTTCTCAAAtgaccaagaaaaatgggGCTGCGATTGTCTTCACGGCAGATCGTGTGTACGCGATGAATCCCACACACCTCAACCTCAAAGCAGCCAAACCGATTGGCTTGGAAGTTGACGGCCTGTACCGCTACTCAAACCCCTCTCGTCGGGCGTTCTGGTCGATTGATGTAAGTGACACTCCAGGGTTCCAGCAACCCTCTCCTGCACCAGAGGAAGTGGTTCCTGGGAAACAGGACCTATGGCATTCACGCCTCGGGCACCCTGGCACTGCAATGTACCAGTCCATGGCTAAGACTCTTCACCTACCCGTACCTTCTGCAAAAGACACCCCTGTGTGTCCCACCTGTGCTATCGGGAAAGGGAAGATTCACAAGGGCCGACACATCAGCTCTGCCAGCACAGCTCCGCTACAGCTGATTCAAACAGACCTTTGTGGAGGGTTTAGATATAACGAGTGTGTAGACTCCAAGTACTTCCTAACTATTAGCGACAGCTACTCTCGTTACTACTCTGCCATCCCGCTGAAAAGCAAGGCTGACGCTACAAAGGCTCTCATCAACTGGATTATCGCCCAAGAAACGTTTTTCGATAGCCGTGGGGGCTACAAGGTGTGTGCAGTCCGTACAGACAACGGCGGTGAGTTCACCAATCATGTACTCCATGACTTCTTTGCCCAACGCGGCATTGATCATCAACTTACCGTCCCACACAGCAGCTACCAGAACGGCGCTGTAGAACGTGCCCACCGGACCTTGCAGGAGCGCGTCCGCTGCCTGCTCCTCCACGGAAGGGTACCACCGTTCCTATGGTCTGAGGCACTTCGTTGTGCGGTTTATCTTCTTAACCGCTCACCGGTACTCCACAAGCGGAACCTGATTCCATATCAGCGTTGGCACACAGATGCTCCTCGTTCAATGGACCTGTCACACCTCCAGGTCTTTGGCTGCCTGGCGTATGCTACGCTACCTCCAGTGCTTCGCGACGGTAAGCTTCCCCCCACATCCATCTCTGGTGTGATGGTTGGATACGACCCCGACCATCGTGGCTACCGTATCTACCATCCCGCTACGAACAAGACGTACGTCTCGACTCAGGTTCAGTTTGATGAGTCGCAGTACCCTCTTGCCAACACGTCTGCCAGTGCACAAGCGTACGATTTCGCCACTAGTGCTCCCCACGGCCTTCCTGCACATCCTGCAACATCCTGCTCGTCAGTTTCACCTCCGGGTTCTACTGCTCCCGCGCCGGTGCAACTGCCAACCTTCTCAACCTCGGCGATACCTCCCTCGGTATCATCCTCTTCTGCCACCGCAGAATCAATCAACACTCCTGACGGCTCTCCAAGGGTGTCCTCCTCTGCCACCGCAGAATCTCCACGTCCTTCTAATGGCTCCCCAAGggcctcctcctcttccgGCACGACCCGTTCGTCAGACTCTCCTAGCGTTGCTTCGGAAAGCTCCGAGCCGTCTGATTCGACTCGTTCGTCAGACATGTCTAGGGTCACTTCCACGTTCTGGGGCAGCCCTTCCTCCGAACACTCTGAATACGTCCCCTCCAGTCCTCCGACTGGCTCGGCCGCGTCTTTCTCTGCAGACGcgccttcttctccacCTGCTTCGGACACATTAATGCCTGACTATGTGCCTACTGACACTGAGCTTATCCTCAGCAGCCAAGAACGCCTTCAGCAAGGTCAAACACAGCTGGTCCAGGCTAACGCACGCCTTACCGCGAATCAACAGCAGACACTCGACCTGAGCCAACGTGCTAATGCGGCCTTGGTGACTGAAGTTGCCCAGCTGCGCGCAGAACTCCAGTCTCTTGCTCAGCAAAGAGAACAGCAGCTCCAGCTTGAAGCGCACAGAGAGCAGCAGTTCCAGCTTGAAGAGCTAACTCCGCACACTCTATCGGAGGTTAACACACCtacagtttcttcaacgtcTCCCATCATTGAGACCCCTGGGTCTAGTTCTCAGAACGTCAGTCGTGCCGCACGTCAAGCCCTTCTTCCCCCAACCAGCTCTCCATCTTCTCCGTCCTCAGATACATACTCTGATATTCGGCTCCTTGGTTACGACTCCACACCGGCGCCCCAGACTGGTGCGCGTGATACGATCAAGCGGTTTCGCTCCCCTACTCCGACCAAGTCTTCCCCAACCGTGTCTGTCACTGCACCTGAGACGTGCACCACGCTGGTTGTGGGCAAGACCTATTACTCCTCGCCGTCCCGTCCTGGTAAACGTACGTGTCTTCCTCAATCCAAATTCTCTGATGCTCCTCCTAGCAGCGCTACCAAATTGCTAGAAGCCAGTGATTCCCTGCACGATGGTGTTGTAACAGATCAATACGCTGTCGGTAACACACCGATTCCGGCTTATGGCTTGGAAGGCACCATGGTTCCTTTTGGCGATACTACAGAACACCACAGTTTCCTACTTCAGGGAGTGTGTGATGAGAACTCAACTCAGGAAAACCCGGTAACTACCGCCTTGGCCGTACAAGCGTACGATGGGACTCTCCCAAAAACCTTCAACCAGGCATGCAACTCCCCACATAAGAACGAGTGGTATGCTGCCTGTGACAGAGAATTCTGGGCGCTCTACGACACCAAAACGTTTGAGCTTGTTGACCTACCGCCGAACAGACGGGCCATCCCGACCAAGTGGGTCTTTTCTGTCAAGGACTCAGGTCTGTTCAAAGCAAGGCTAGTGGTCCAAGGCTTTCGGCAAACAGCTGGTATTGACTACCACGAAACGTTTGCCCCCGTCATCCGGTACGAGTCTGTGAGACTGTTCCTGGCGATCGCTGCACGCTACAACATGTCCATTCACCAAATGGATGTAGTGACCGCATTCTTGAATTCTCCAATTGACACCGAAATTTATGTGAAACAAGCTCCCGGGTTCAACCTGGATGAAACGAAGGTATGGAAGCTGAACAGTGCTCTGTATGGATTGAAGCAATCACCACTGCTCTGGAACGAGCATATTAAGAGTACCCTGCGTAATGTCGGTTTCATCCAACATCCAGCCGAGTTCGGTCTGTATTACCGTATGACAGGAACACGGCTGTGTCTGCTCGCCTTATACGTAGATGACTTGCTAATTGCCAGCCCATCGGATAAGgaaatcaacaaaattAAGGCCTATCTATCCTCTGTGTACAGAATGAAAGACCTGGGGCATATCCAAAAATTTCTGGGTATGAATATCAAACAATCCCCAGGAATGATCAGCCTCAGTCTCCATGACTACATTGAGAAAAAGGTCAGGGAACTGGGATACAAGGATCTGAAGCCAACGCACACGCCACTCCAAACCCATGGTCGATATGAGGAAGCATCTCCAAAGATATCCAACATTACAGAATATCAGCGATTGATTGGCACACTACTCTTTGTTGCCAACACAGGCAGGCCAGACGTAGCTTTCTCTGTCTCGTACCTCTCCAGCTTCCTCAAAGATCCTCGTGAAGTCCACTTGCTCGGGGCCAAACGGGTCCTCGCCTACTTGGACTCCACCAAAGACCAGTCCATTGTATACCAAAATGACAATAAATCTAGGTTTGACATCTACACCGATGCATCCTATGCTGACACCCCAGAGGCAAAATCCACCTATGGATATGTTCTAAAATACGCCGACGGATCTGTATCCTGGGCCTCCAGAAAAATTCCTTGTGTTGTCCTGTCAACCACTGAAGCTGAATACGTGGCAGCTAACGAGAGTATCAAAGAAACCATCTGGCTAGACGAGATACTCAAGTGCCTGAAGATTCCGAAGGACGCACACAATTTGTACGTGGACAACGAGTCTGCCCTGGAATCATTGAAACACCCAGTGTTCCACAgcaaaacaaaacacaTTCGCGTCCGTTATCACTTTATTCGGGAAAACGTCAAAGGAAATGTTGTTATACCATCGTATATCAACACGAAGAAACAACAAGCCGACATATGTACAAAGATCCTAGCTCGCCCTGACTTTGACCGCCTAAAGGCGTTATTGTACGGGACAACGCCTCACTCCTGA
- the NUG1 gene encoding RNA-binding GTPase NUG1 (similar to Saccharomyces cerevisiae NUG1 (YER006W); ancestral locus Anc_7.150) has product MRVRKRTSKRTSTRMREGIKKKATAQRKKERKQSKTDPTWRSKNKKDPGIPASFPYKAKILEEIEAKRLQDLEMKKLQKQKKIQAREEAVRLGQTVPAQEDLEEEVDGMAALVESAQQAAAEYQGGKKGSNTDGNRSQDLDVVDYDIDFDLEEDEEGASELEKSRKAYDKIFKTVVDASDVILYVLDARDPEGTRSRKVEQAVLQSQGKRLILILNKVDLIPPSVLEQWMNVLKSSFPTIPLRAAPGATNSSSFNKKLTQSATAEALLEALKTYANNKKVKGSIVVGVIGYPNVGKSSVINAITSRRGNNSKVCPVGNQAGVTTALREIKIDSKLKILDSPGICFPSEGKSKSKTEQEAELALLSALPPKYIVDPYPSVLLLIKRLSKSDEMTDSFKRFYEVPPIPANDADTFTKHFLIHVARKRGRLGKGGIANLASAGQSVLNDWRDGKFLGWVLPNASKKSAEELGKQQESSIGSGASHAPEKVEQTTIVSEWSKEFDLDALFSNLDNTIKESRSEDAMEE; this is encoded by the coding sequence ATGAGAGTTAGAAAGCGTACATCCAAGAGAACCTCCACTCGTATGAGAGAGGGGATTAAAAAGAAGGCCACCGCTCAGCGTAAGAAGGAGAGAAAGCAATCTAAAACCGATCCAACTTGGAGGTCCAAAAATAAGAAGGATCCTGGTATCCCTGCCAGTTTCCCTTATAAGGCTaagattttggaagaaattgaagctAAGAGACTACAAGATTTGgaaatgaagaaattgcagaaacaaaagaagatacAAGCGAGAGAGGAGGCTGTGAGATTGGGCCAAACAGTCCCCGCACAGGAAGATCTCGAAGAGGAGGTTGATGGGATGGCAGCATTGGTCGAATCTGCTCAGCAAGCTGCTGCAGAGTACCAAGGTGGTAAGAAGGGTTCGAATACCGATGGGAACCGTTCTCAGGACTTAGATGTGGTGGATTATGACATTGACTTCGAccttgaagaagacgaagaaggtGCTTCCGAATTAGAAAAGTCAAGGAAAGCTTATgacaaaatcttcaaaactgtTGTGGATGCCTCAGATGTCATTTTATATGTCCTAGATGCTAGAGATCCTGAAGGAACCAGATCGAGAAAAGTCGAGCAAGCAGTTCTGCAGAGTCAAGGGAAACGTCTCATTCTCATTCTCAATAAAGTCGATTTGATTCCTCCATCTGTTCTAGAGCAATGGATGAATGTGTTGAAATCGAGTTTCCCAACCATCCCACTGAGAGCCGCTCCTGGTGCTACGAACTCGTCGtctttcaacaagaaactCACCCAATCAGCCACTGCTGAAGCACTTCTGGAAGCTTTGAAAACATATgcgaacaacaagaaggtGAAGGGCTctattgttgttggtgtcaTAGGTTATCCTAACGTTGGTAAATCCTCGGTGATTAACGCTATAACGTCCCGTCGGGGGAATAACTCCAAGGTGTGCCCTGTTGGGAATCAGGCCGGTGTTACTACGGCTTTGAGAGAGATTAAAATTGATAGCAagctgaaaattttggatTCCCCTGGTATTTGCTTCCCTTCTGAGGGGAAGAGTAAAAGTAAGACAGAACAGGAAGCAGAATTGGCCCTTCTCAGCGCTTTACCACCAAAATATATTGTTGATCCATATCCTTCCGTCTTATTGCTGATTAAGAGGTTATCCAAATCGGATGAAATGACGGATAGCTTCAAGAGATTTTACGAAGTTCCTCCAATTCCAGCAAACGATGCTGATACATTTACAAAACACTTTCTCATCCACGTGGCACGGAAAAGAGGCAGACTGGGGAAAGGTGGTATTGCTAATCTGGCCAGTGCCGGTCAGTCTGTGTTGAATGATTGGAGAGATGGTAAATTCCTTGGATGGGTGTTACCTAATGCTTCTAAAAAGAGTGCTGAAGAATTAGGGAAACAGCAAGAAAGCTCTATTGGGAGTGGTGCTTCTCATGCTCCTGAAAAGGTCGAGCAGACAACCATCGTTTCTGAATGGTCAAAGGAATTCGATCTTGATGCCTTATTTAGCAACTTGGACAACACAATCAAGGAGTCGCGAAGCGAGGATGCCATGGAAGAGTAA
- the PAC2 gene encoding Pac2p (similar to Saccharomyces cerevisiae PAC2 (YER007W); ancestral locus Anc_7.151), protein MPFAIGERFQIKNDICTIRYIGIIDRWPDVRVYGVEWDNVSRGKNSGSVDGKKYFETACPGSGSFIKESKFLRDTCPTYSFLEALFNTYFSCPGHDSTLAFGSKEVEYCGFEQLDSRNHELKSLNTISLNKQCINVISRDPTDREKIARYCGQVQTLDIGMNLLIDLELVLEILVLCTQAEELNLSGNRFQTQWNLHSRNQSFPQVKRLYMISCTLTDNDIAHLFEVFPSIELLDVSMNDLTSEAFAGLTLPPTLKDLILHGNAIEWIPKNILSSNIQNLDLSSNLIGDESVDKAHHSTIRYLDLTCNKITTWELLGKLNSIFTDLISLKILDNPLYSGKGSIADEEDMLYETVVRMGQLSILDGSDITEELRNNAELYVASKVVKSPVTCDEVPSECKIFANNQAYEEGRCPVTSWLEDELIELKIIDKESSSSFLIHVLRGSTLRSLKGIISSKLRTKIAKIQLLRTLGESDFEVLDKDFSSLDNSFLDSGDIVYTILKGRQ, encoded by the coding sequence ATGCCATTTGCGATTGGTGAGAGATTTCAAATCAAAAACGATATATGCACCATCAGATACATAGGTATAATTGATAGATGGCCAGATGTCCGCGTGTATGGTGTCGAATGGGACAACGTTTCGCGCGGTAAAAATTCGGGTTCTGTTGACGGCAAAAaatactttgaaacagctTGTCCTGGTTCAGGTTCATTTATCAAAGAGTCCAAATTTTTAAGAGATACCTGCCCTACGTACTCCTTCCTCGAAGCGCTTTTCAACACATACTTTAGCTGTCCTGGACATGATAGCACGTTAGCATTTGGGTCGAAAGAGGTAGAATATTGTGGATTTGAACAACTGGATTCTCGAAATCATGAGCTAAAGTCTTTGAACACCATTTCGTTGAACAAGCAATGCATTAATGTGATATCAAGAGACCCTACGGATAGAGAGAAGATTGCGAGATATTGTGGGCAGGTTCAAACACTAGACATTGGGATGAACCTTCTCATTGATTTGGAGCTGGTGCTTGAGATCCTTGTATTATGCACTCAAGCAGAAGAACTGAATCTTTCTGGCAATAGGTTTCAGACGCAGTGGAATTTGCACTCCCGAAACCAAAGTTTCCCGCAAGTCAAAAGGCTGTACATGATTTCTTGTACACTGACAGATAATGATATAGCACACctttttgaagtatttCCCTCCATTGAATTGCTGGATGTCAGTATGAATGATTTAACTAGCGAGGCATTCGCGGGCCTTACTTTGCCTCCAACGTTAAAAGACTTAATACTTCACGGTAATGCCATTGAGTGGATACCGAAAAACATTCTTTCCTCAAATATACAAAACCTTGATCTTTCAAGCAATCTGATTGGCGATGAGAGCGTTGATAAAGCACATCATTCCACCATAAGATACCTGGATTTAACCTGCAACAAGATAACAACCTGGGAACTTTTGGGCAAACTTAACTCTATATTCACTGATCttatctctttgaagattcttGATAATCCCTTATACTCGGGAAAAGGAAGCATTGCCGATGAGGAAGATATGCTATACGAAACAGTGGTTAGAATGGGTCAGCTGAGTATATTAGATGGTTCAGATATAACGGAGGAACTGAGAAATAATGCAGAACTATACGTTGCCTCCAAGGTCGTGAAAAGCCCTGTTACTTGTGATGAGGTACCTTCCGAATGTAAAATCTTTGCCAACAACCAAGCATATGAGGAAGGTAGATGTCCTGTTACGTCTTGGCTAGAAGACGAACTCATTGAACTAAAAATCATTGATAAAGAATCCAGTAGCTCATTTCTCATTCACGTACTACGTGGTTCAACACTAAGGTCACTGAAGGGGATAATAAGTTCGAAATTACGTACTAAAATTGCAAAGATCCAATTGCTTCGCACGCTGGGTGAGAGCGATTTTGAGGTGCTTGATAAGGATTTTTCCAGTCTAGATAACTCTTTCTTAGATTCTGGAGATATAGTATATACTATTTTAAAGGGGCGCCAATGA
- the YND1 gene encoding apyrase (similar to Saccharomyces cerevisiae YND1 (YER005W); ancestral locus Anc_7.149), which produces MIAPENDDYEYGVVIDAGSSGSRIHVYRWVNPLSSTISEDQLHSVPAIEQSKDWTSKTNPGLSSFEDKPNKAFSHHIKPLLKFAQDIIPKNKIENTPIFIQATAGMRLLKEKKRKLILKNLCDGIKKSTKFFINDCDSQIEVIDGETEGLYGWLSLNYLADHFNNYHRSSSNHFTFGFMDMGGASAQIAFVPSNEEEVEKHREDIATVYLKSVNGDVQEWDIFVSTWLGFGANQARQRYWAQLVNALPENTNSYDDDDFSTRKLYDPCMPKGSKHEFKFKKMSFTAIGLGDFDQCTKSIYPLLLKNIPCKDKPCLFNGVHTPRIDFSKDKFVGVSEYWYVPNDIFKLGGAYDFEKFSENVKNFCNSDWKDLLENNKKGAYNSIPDDFLIDSCFKSNWILNVLHEGFEMPKSIGEAVPEEDHPTFQSLDRINDTELSWTLGRILLYASGQVVLGDKNVRVGVVPSKIEAKEFGKTFISGTVDPYGSSNSGIFGLSFKLLIPLFIIGTVVFHLSKSNKSKWRNLHISRFAAAIESFIRYVKRWRDSTTTVFEMLSEVEEGRFDRPSSEGGNSFRQPTSYPSRSKSMFDFNGHREGRPSTGESSAKRAHSERAGATRPVRGIKPAFSMADFNKLQDRGSHSGL; this is translated from the coding sequence ATGATTGCGCCAGAGAATGACGACTACGAATATGGCGTGGTGATTGATGCGGGATCTTCTGGTTCCAGAATACACGTCTACAGATGGGTCAATCCACTTTCCTCGACTATATCAGAAGACCAGTTACACTCTGTACCTGCTATTGAGCAGTCGAAAGATTGGACATCGAAGACCAATCCAGGATTATCATCTTTTGAAGACAAACCGAACAAAGCATTCTCACATCACATCAAACCATTACTGAAGTTTGCACAAGATATTATTcccaaaaacaaaattgagAACACACCAATATTTATTCAAGCTACAGCGGGTATGCGActcttgaaggaaaagaaacgCAAGcttattttgaagaacttaTGTGATGGGATCAAGAAATCtacaaaattttttataAATGATTGTGATTCTCAAATAGAGGTGATTGACGGGGAAACAGAGGGTCTTTACGGATGGCTAAGCTTGAATTATTTGGCAGACCATTTCAACAACTACCACAGATCAAGCTCCAACCATTTTACCTTTGGATTCATGGACATGGGTGGTGCTTCAGCACAAATTGCGTTTGTTCCAAGTAACGAAGAGGAGGTGGAGAAACACAGAGAGGATATAGCCACTGTGTATCTAAAGAGTGTTAACGGTGATGTTCAAGAATGGGATATATTTGTTAGCACCTGGCTTGGCTTTGGAGCTAATCAAGCGAGGCAGAGGTATTGGGCGCAGCTTGTTAACGCACTGCCAGAAAATACGAACAGCtacgacgatgatgatttTTCTACCCGGAAACTTTATGATCCCTGTATGCCCAAGGGTTCAAAGCACGAGTTTAAGTTTAAGAAGATGAGTTTCACTGCAATCGGTCTAGGTGATTTTGATCAATGTACCAAATCGATTTACCCTTTGCTTCTAAAAAATATACCCTGTAAGGACAAACCGTGTCTCTTCAATGGTGTCCACACTCCACGAATTGACTTCTCCAAAGACAAATTTGTTGGTGTCTCTGAGTATTGGTACGTTCCTAATGATATATTCAAACTTGGAGGTGCATATGATTTTGAGAAGTTCAGCGAAAACGTGAAGAACTTTTGTAACAGCGACTGGAAAGACCTCTTAGAAAACAATAAAAAGGGTGCCTACAATTCAATTCCTGATGACTTCCTCATCGATTCCTGCTTCAAGAGTAACTGGATTTTGAATGTATTGCATGAGGGATTCGAAATGCCCAAGTCAATTGGCGAGGCAGTTCCAGAGGAAGATCATCCAACGTTTCAAAGTTTGGATAGGATCAACGATACGGAGCTGTCATGGACGCTAGGGAGAATACTGCTATATGCTTCAGGACAAGTTGTACTTGGGGATAAAAACGTTAGAGTTGGTGTTGTGCCGAGCAAAATAGAAGCAAAAGAATTTGGGAAAACCTTTATATCGGGAACTGTCGATCCGTATGGGTCAAGTAATTCTGGCATATTCGGATTATCGTTCAAGTTGCTAATACCGCTGTTCATAATTGGTACAGTGGTTTTCCACCTGTCAAAATCGAACAAGTCTAAATGGCGGAATCTTCATATCTCCAGGTTTGCTGCAGCCATAGAATCATTTATCAGATACGTCAAGAGGTGGAGAGATtcgacaacaacagtttttgaaatgCTATCGGAAGTCGAGGAAGGACGTTTCGATAGACCGTCATCCGAGGGTGGAAACTCTTTTAGACAACCTACGTCTTACCCTTCTAGGAGTAAAAGTATGTTCGATTTTAATGGCCACCGGGAGGGACGACCTAGCACAGGAGAGAGCAGTGCCAAGAGAGCACATTCAGAGAGGGCTGGAGCAACACGCCCTGTAAGGGGCATTAAACCTGCATTTTCTATGGCCGACTTCAATAAGCTACAGGACCGTGGTTCTCACAGTGGTCTTTAA
- the TMA20 gene encoding translation machinery-associated protein 20 (similar to Saccharomyces cerevisiae TMA20 (YER007C-A); ancestral locus Anc_7.152) has product MGLKNLTAKTSSLHEANLDRPTLISAKMFRKFSKEDIHSRSKVKSSIQRTLKSKLVAQYPLLEQVIDELIPKKGQVELIKCEDKIQLYTVDGEVLFFQKFDELIPSLKLVHRFPEAYPTVQVDRGAIKFVLSGANIMCPGLTSPGAKLPESPGFEKDTVVVINAENKDSALAIGKLMMSTNDIAEINKGHGVELIHHLGDPLWNFSIE; this is encoded by the exons ATGGGTTTAAAAAATTTAACTGCCAAAACGAGCAGCTTACACGAAGCCAACCTTGACAGGCCGACCCTCATAAGCGCGAAAATGTTCAGAAA ATTCTCCAAAGAAGACATCCATTCTCGCTCTAAAGTGAAATCTTCCATCCAAAGAACTTTGAAGTCAAAATTGGTTGCCCAGTATCCATTGTTGGAACAAGTTATTGATGAATTGATACCCAAGAAAGGTCAGGTGGAGCTGATCAAATGTGAAGATAAAATTCAACTATACACCGTTGATGGCGAGGTGCTTTTTTTCCAGAAGTTTGATGAGCTTATTCCATCTTTGAAACTAGTGCACAGGTTCCCAGAAGCCTATCCAACAGTACAGGTCGATAGAGGCGCTATTAAGTTTGTTCTCTCTGGTGCCAATATAATGTGTCCAGGGTTAACTTCCCCTGGGGCTAAACTACCTGAATCGCCAGGTTTTGAAAAGGACACGGTCGTTGTTATCAATGCTGAAAACAAGGACAGCGCGCTAGCAATTGGTAAATTGATGATGAGCACTAACGATATTGCAGAAATTAATAAAGGTCATGGTGTTGAATTGATCCATCACTTAGGTGATCCATTGTGGAATTTCAGCATTGAATAA